TTGGCAAGATGAGCGCCTGTCTGGCTGTGCATGAGGCGGCGCTCCGCGCCGGCGTGTCCTCAGCCTTTGTGGGCACCGGCCAGGCTGGGATCCTGATCAGTGGCACGGGAGTCCCCGTGGATGCGGTGCGCGTGGATTACGCCGCTGGCGCGGTCGAAGCCGCGGTGATGGAGGCCGCGTCAACGCTGCCCGAGACGGGACTGGTGCTCGTGGAAGGTCAGGGGTCGCTCTGCCATCCAGGCTCCACGGCCACCCTCCCCTTGCTTCGCGGCAGCCAGCCCACAGCCCTTTTGATGGTGCATCGGGCCTGCCAGACGCGCATCGAACGGGTTCCGCAGATTCCTCTGCCACTACTGCAGGATCTGATTGCACTCTGTGAGGCCTTGGCTGCCATCGGCCGTCCGATCGGTAGTGCACCTGCACCGAAAGTGCGGGCACTGGCCCTGAACACCGCGCGTCTGGACGAACCCGAGGCCACCGCCCTCAGTCGAGAGCTCAGCGACCAGCTCGGACTGGTCTGCAGAGATCCGATCCGCCATGGAGCGGAGGATCTGCTGGAGGCATTGCTGGCCCCATGACCCGAGGGTGATGAGGAGAGAGGGCGAGCGAGGGGATTCGAACCCCCGAATAGCGGCGCCACAAGCCGCTGCCTTAACCACTTGGCGACGCCCGCCGCGTCGGTAAGAATCTACCAATTCATCTCCACTGGCCACGCGCATGTCTTCGCCTCGTCGGCGCTGGCCTTCCGCAACTCTCGTTGCATCAGCGCTGCTGCTGGCTGGAAGCGGTGCTGCGCTGGCCTTCTCCAACCCGAGTCGCTCGGATTACAACGCCTTTGCTGGCCGTCAGTTGGTCAGCCTGGCGACGGAGGAAATCTGTCAAAGACAAGTGCTGCCCTTGGTGCTGCAGCTCTGGATCAGCGACTGTCCGCGCCTGATCGCCGATCAGGAACCAGTCCTGGCGACGCTTGCCGATCAATTCACCCGACGCTGGAATCTCGGACTGGCCAGCGTCTATGTGATCGAGGTTGGTGGCCAGGATCTTCTCCCGAGCCTTCGGCTTCCGAGCTACCGCGTCACCACCCTGGGAATTGCAGGTCAGTTTCTGGTGCTGAATGCTCATTCCAAGGATGGCGATCGTCGATGAGTTCGATGCTGCAGACCTCTCGCTCTGGTTCACTCAAGGCTCGCTGCCCCCGCTTGCTTCTCGAGACGGCCCTCGCGAGGGCCGTTGATCTTTCGAAGGCTGCGGGATCGGATGGTCTGATCCCCGTTTCGATCCGTTGGCATGAGGGGCTGATCGATGCGGTCGAGCCTGTACCGGACGCCGAGGGCCTGGTGTTGCCGCGGCTGGTGGAGCCTCACGCTCACCTGGATAAAGCCTTCTCCTGGAATGACTATCCCAATCCCGTCGGCACGTTTGCGGCGGCTTTGGCGGCCAACTTCAAAGAGCATCAGACGCGCACTCTTCAGAAGGTGCAGGCCCGTGGCGAGCGTGCACTTGCGTTGGCGTGGCGTCATGGGCTGAGAGCCGTGCGCAGCCATATCGACAGTCTCGGGCCGGGTGCTGCCTGCAGTTGGGAGGCGCTCACCGCTCTGCGAGAGCGATGGCGTGATCGGCTGGAGTTGCAGCTGGTAGCTCTCGTGCCGGTCGAGCACTGGGCGACCCCTGAGGGAGCGCAACTGGCAGGCACGGTGGCTGCGGCCGGTGGCGCCCTCGGTGGTTTCATTCAGCCCCCATGTCGAGGCCGGAACGAACGACAGGGCTTGCGACGGCTGCTGGAGCTTGCCAATCAGCATGGTTGCCTTGTCGACCTTCATATCGATGAGGCGTCGTCCCATCCAGCTGCAGGAATGCATCAGCTGCTGCGCACGATGGAGCGCATGGAGTTGTCGGTCCCGGTGACCTGCAGCCATGCCAGCAGCCTGGCGCTGTTGCGGGATGGCGCTCTGCGGCGTCTGGCTGATCGGATGGCGCGACAGAACCTGCAGGTGGTGGCCCTGCCGCTCACCAATGGTTGGTTGCTCGGCCGTCAAGGCGACACCACCCCCCTGCGTCGCCCGTTGGCACCGATCCGGCAGTTGCAGAACGCCGGTGTGCGTGTGGCTGTCGGTGGCGACAACGTTCAGGATCCCTGGTTCCCCGGTGGGCAGCTCGATCCCCTGGCTTTGATGGCGATGAGCCTGCCCCTCGCGCAGTTGGCCCCGTGGGATGACCACGGGTTGAAGCCCTTCTGCACCGATGCCGCTCAGCTGATGGGGCTGGCCTGGGATGGCGTGCTGCGCAACGGTGCTCCAGCGGATCTGATTCATCTCCCGCAAGGGGGGTGGCCGGAGTTGCTGGCCATCCCCAGCGCGCGGCGCGTGCTGGCTGGGGGACAGTGGGTTGACAATCAGTTTGTTGGCGATCAGTCGGTTGCCGATTCAACCGACAGTCCGTGAGGGGAACCTGATGCTGACCGATGCCATGCGAAGCGCGCTGACTGCCATCCCCGGCCTGAGCGTGCTGACCGAGCCGGACGACCTGGAGCGTTATTCACGCGATGCGTACGACTACTCGCCGGTGCTGCGGGAGCGCCTGGCGGAGTGTCGGGCTGATGTGGTGGTGCGCCCTGACAGCGTCGATGCGGTGGTGCAGGTGGCCGGGCTGTGCCACCGCCATGGGGTGCCACTCACTCTGCGCGGTTCGGGAACAGGCAATTACGGCCAGTGTGTGCCGCTCGAGGCCGGGGTGGTGATGCTGATGAGCCACCTGCGGTCCGTACGCGCCATCGATCCGGACACAGGCGACGTCACGGTGGAGTGCGGTTGTCTGCTCAAGGACCTGAACCGCGATCTGGTGGCCAAGGGGCGTCAGCTGCGGCTGATGCCGAGCACCTGGCGCAGCGCCACGATCGGTGGATTCATCGCTGGCGGCTCCGGTGGCATCGGGTCTGTGCGCTGGGGATTCCTGCGCGATCCCGGGCACTTGCTTGGGCTGGAGGTGGTGACGCTGGAGCCGGAGCCCCGAGTGCTTCAACTCGAGGCCTCCGAAGCGGAAGCGTTGAACCATGCCTACGGCACCAACGGCATCATCACGGCTCTGACGCTGGCCACGGCTCCGAATATTGCCTGGCAGGAACTGGTGGTGGACTGCCCCGACTGGTCTTCGGCTGTGGAGCTGGCGCGCCATTGCTGTGCTGCGGCCATCGACCTGCACTTGTGCACCGTGCTGGAGGCGGCGGTGGTGGAGCAGCTGCCCCAGTGGGATCTGCCCGTGTCAGCGAAGGACCGTCTGCTGCTACTTGTGTCGCCTGATGCAGTTAGCACCGTGCACCGATTGGCGACAGCAGCTGGAGCCGCCGTCACCCATCTGGGCTCCGAGGCCGATCGGCATGGCAATGGTTTGAAGGAGCTCACCTGGAACCACACCACCCTGCATCTGCGGCAACGGGATTCCTCTTGGACCTATCTGCAGATGCTGCTGCCCCAGCCCGAGCTCGCCTTCCTCGACAACCTCAAACAGGCCTGGGGAGATGATCTGCTCTGGCATCTGGAAGGTGTGCGTCAACAGGGGACCCAGCGATTGGCAGCCCTTCCTCTAGTGCGTTGGCGAGGGGCGGAAGCGCTGGAACGGCTGATCCAGCAATGCCGCGATCAGGGTGCGTTGATCTTCAACCCCCACGTGCTCACGGTGGAAGGTGGTGGTCTCGGTGTGATCGACGGCGATCAGGTGGCCGCCAAACACAATTTCGATCCTGCCGGTTTGCTGAATCCCGGCAAGCTCGGTGGTTTCAACAGTTGAGGCTGTCGCGGGTCAACACCCCCGTGACTGGATTGACGCCTTCGGCTTCCTGGCAGAGGCGCCGTTGATCATCGCGGTCGAGGAGGGCATCGCTGAAGTCAGCGCCCTCTACTTGGGCGCCGGCGAAGCTGCTGCCGGAGGCAATTACTCCCACCAGCAGGGCGTCCCGTAGATCTGTGCCGGTGAAGTCAGCGCGATCCATCAGCGCATCACTGAGGTCGGCGCCATGAAAATTGGCATCCGCAAAGGCCCCTTGCGTGAAGATCGCTCCTGACAGGTTGGTGTCGCTGAAATCAGCACCTCGGCCGACGGCACCGGCAAAGGAGGTGTTGGTGAGCTGCTGCCCGTGGAAGTCCACGTCGCTCTGGTTGGTCAGGGTGTAATCAACCCGGTCTTGGAACAGAGCTCGGTCTTGCAGTCCGACCCCGGCTGAGGTGTCGAGGGCGATGGCCGAGACCGGCATCAGCCAGAGCATCAGAGCGAATGCGGCAAGGGCCTTCAGCAGCGCGTGCATTGCATGGATCAGCGGCATGCCGTTCACTCTGCCTGCACCAGACCGATTTCCATGAGCTGCCCGATCAAATAGAGCGATCCGGCGATCACTGGAGCGGTGGGTGGCCATCCCTCAGCCTGCAGTTGCTGCAGGGCTTCAGCCGCGTCCACCGCGGCTTTCAGCTGATCGGCCTGCTGCGGACATTGCGCCTTCAGTTGCTCCGCACTCCAGCTCTGGTGACCCGGTACCGGCACGATCCACGCCTGATCGCCGGGATGCAGAAGCTGGTTGAGCATCTCCGGGGCTTGCTTGTGCGCCTGAATCGCCAGGATCCAGGTCTGTGGGGTTCCGTCGTCTGACCAGCGACGGCGTTCCTGGTCAAGTTGCACGGCCGCTGGTGGGTTGTGGGCACCATCCACACGCACGCGCAGTTCTTGCCAGCGCATCCACTGCAGCCGTCCTGGCCATCGTGCCGCTGCCAATCCTTCACGGATCGCTGCAGCGGAGATCGCCCCTGAGTCCTGCCCGATCCAGCGCAGCGCAGCAGCGGCCACAGCCGCGTTGCTCTGTTGCCAAAGGCCTGGCAGCCCCAGGGTCCAGGTTTCATCCAGCGGTTCCACCCATTCCAAGGTTCCGGCCATGGCGTTCACCCGCTGTTCAAGCACTGCCCGCACAGCAGCCAGTTGGGGACCACTCACCACGTGGGCGCCGGGACCGATGGCCGCGGCTTTCTCGGTGGCGATGGCCTGCAGAGTGGATCCAAGGTGCTCGCGATGGTCGAGACCAATGGAGGCCACGGCGATCAAGGGCCGGCGCGGGTGGGCCGTGGTGGCATCCAGGCGACCGCCAAGCCCAGCCTCCAGCACCAGCCAGTCGGGCTGTTGTTGATCGAAATGCACCAGTGCGGCGCAAATCAGTTGTTCGAAGGGCGTCAGACGACAGTCTTCGACCACGGGCTGCAGGGATTCCAGGAGGCTGCGCAGCGTTTCAATCCTGATCAAGGCGTTGTCGATCCGGATGCGTTCGCACCAGCTCACGAGATGGGGTGAGGTTGTCAGACCGGAACGCAGCCCCGCCGCCATCAGACCGTGATGGATCAAACAGGCGATCGAGCCTTTGCCATTGGTGCCCACCACCTGAACGGCGGGAATGGAGCCCGCGGGGCTCTGCAGGTGTTGCAGCGCTGCATGCATCCGCTCCAGGGAGAGATCCATGCCCCGGAGGTCAAATCGCGGCAGCAGGTCACTCAGGTCCTGCGGATGGGATGACGACGATCGCTCCACTCAGGTCACGCGGACCAGGGCCCGTTCCAGTCGCGTGAGCAGGATCTGCACTTCGCGGGAGCTGATCACCAACGCCGGCACCATCCGAATCACCTGGGCTCCGGCGGGGACCAGCAGCAACTGTTCCTCCAGGGCTGCTTTCACCACATCAATGGCCTGGATCCCGCAGTCGTCTTTCAGCACGAGTCCCTGCAGAAGGCCCCAGCCACGGCTCCCCTCCAGCTGGTCCGGATAGCGCTCCACCAGCCGGTTCAATCCGGCTCGCAGTTGGTCGCCGCGTTCGCGCACATTGCTGAGCAGATTGCGCCGTTCGATCTCGCTGGCCACCGTCAGCCCCGCACGACAGGCGAATGGATTGCCTCCAAAGGTGCTCGCGTGGTCACCGGGTTCGAACACATCGGCATTGCTTCGCACCATGAGTGCTCCCACGGCATGGCCGCCTCCGAGCCCTTTGGCCAGTGTCAGCGCGTCAGGGACCACGCCGAGTTGCTCATAACCCCAGAGCGTGCCGGTGCGACCCATGCCCACCTGCACTTCATCAAAGATCAGCAGGATGTCGCGGGCATCGCAGTGTTGGCGGATCGCCTTCATCACGGCAGGAACGCCCGGGTTCACGCCGCCTTCACCCTGCAGGGGTTCGATCAGCACGGCCGCCACGCGGGGCCCGTTCTGTTCAAGCCGTTCGAGCAGCTGTTCGAAATCAGCGAGGTCGTTGTAGGTGAAGAACTCAAACCCCTCGACCATGGGCTCGAAGCCTTGGTGATAGCGAGGTTGGCCTGTGGCGCTGACGGCAGCGAGCGTGCGTCCGTGGAAGCTTGCGGAAGCGGTGATGATCACCGGGCGATCAATGCCTCGCTTCTGGTGGCCGTGCTTGCGGGCCAGCTTGATGGCGGCCTCGTTGGCTTCAGCACCGGAATTGCAGAAGAAGACGCTGTCCGCACAGCTGTTGTTCACCAGCCACGCCGCCAGTTGTTCCTGTTCAGGGATTGCATAAAGGTTGGAGACGTGCTGGAGCCTGCGCAACTGACCTGTCAGGGCTTTGCGGATCGCTCGGTTGCTGTGGCCCAGGGTGCAGGTGGCAATGCCGGCGACAGCATCCAGGTGGCGTCGGCTCTGGTCATCCCACACCCAGCAGCCTTTGCCCCGGAGCAAGGCGATCGGGAAGCGGTTGTATGTGCCCATCACCGCGGCAGACGGAGTCACTGGCGAGGCATCCACCATGGATCTGTAAGGACTGGTCCCGGAAGGGATTGAACGTGGTGGCATTCTCCCGCAGCACCCTGCCGAATGCCTGAAGAGCTGCCGTCCCTCCTTGAAATTGATACGCAACCACCGTTGGGTTCGAAGGTGCGACCGTGCCGTGACTTGTCAGCAATTCCCCAATTGCTTGCATCACGGCTTCGGCACGGTTTCATGGCACCAACACAGTCGCCTCCGCTGGCATGTCCGAGCTTCTCAAGCGTCAGATTGAGCGACTTGAAACAGATATTGATCTCTCAACGGATTGGCTTGAAATCCGTTACCTGATGTCGGAGTTGGATCAGCTCAAAGCGTTGTACGAAGAGTCCGGCGCTGAGGCGGCCTAGTGCGTTGGATTTTAGGAATGTCCTTGTCCCATTTCTGATCCTCCCAAGCACATGTCTGTGGAAGCCAGGTCGTACATCTCTTGATGGATGTTCGGTGATTCCTGGGTGAACCAGTCGGTGTAGCGCGGTGGATGGATCACTTTCTCTCCAAAATTCAGGATTTGATATTCAAGGGAGATGAAGTCAGCGTCGAATCGATAGCCAAGGTCCACCAGGATCTTCCCGTTTGCTGCTGGTAGGTCAATTGATGTTTTGGTTTGGCTTGATCGCACTTCGATTGTTTTGGAGGCAATGGAGTGATCTCCTGAAATATCCCTGATTCGGATGAAGACTTTGGCGCCAAAGTCTCGCTCGATCATTGCTTTTGTTTCTTGCCTGAGCTGCCATTGGCAGTACAGGACTCCAGGCGTTTGTTTAACGTTAAGAAACGAATTGTCTTCGGTTGTTGAATTGGCTGTCGTCGATTTTTTGTCGGTTAATCCAAGGAGTGAAAGCAACCATTTCATATGATTGTTTCGCTTTGATCATCAGAGAGCTTTCTAGCCTGCAGCCCCATGCTGTTGCTGGCTTCGCATTGATGCTTAACGTCTGATCTCCTGGCTGCCAGATGTTGCTTCACCAGGGCCGTTGACCTTTGCTGTCAATGCCTAAGTCGATCGTTCATTTCAAATGGATTGCAGTCGACCCACCGCTTCGGCTTGACAGAGAAGCGGGTTGAGAATTAATGCTCCGGCTTGATCAATCAAGCTTCACGGAGTTGTTTTCATACAGGCGGTCGGACTTGAACCGACAAGAGTTTCCCCGGCGCATTTTGAGTGCGCTGCGTCTACCAATTCCGCCACGCCTGCTCGTGGTTTAAGTGGATGCTACACGCTGGCAGCTGGTCATCAACAAGACGCGGATTGTTCATCAGGCGCTGATCAAGGGCAAGATCTTGCGGTTCAGGATCCGTGGCGTTCGAGTCGTGCGCCGCTTCCCGTGAGCTTGGCCTCGATTCCCGCGTAGCCGCGATCCAGGTGGTTGAGTCCGCTTACCTGTGTTTTGCCCTTGGCTACAAGGCCCGCTAGCACCATCGCCGCTGAGGCTCTGAGGTCAGTTCCCTTCACCGGTGCTCCGCTTAGGCAGGGCACACCTTCCACCACGGCGCTGTTGCCTTGAACGCGGATCGATGCGCCCATGCGCTGCAATTCCGCCACATGTTGCATGCGGTTTTCGTAGATCTTCTCGGTGATCACGCTGGTGCCTTGCGCTGTGGCCAGGAGGGCCATGAACGGGGCCTGCAGATCCGTCGGAAAGCCAGGGAAAGGTTGTGTCGTGATGTCAATGCCATGGATCTCGCCAGGCGTGATCACGACGCCGTCTCCATCGAGCTTCAGTTTGCAGCCACAGTCTTTGAGCTTCTGCAGCACAGCGCTGAGATGGTCGGGAATCACCGGCGCGACCCGCAGAGTGGAGCGGGTGATGGCGGCTGCCAACAGAAACGTTCCGGCTTCGATTCGGTCGGGAATCACGGTGTAGTCGCAACCCCGCAAGCGTTCGACACCTTCGATGGTGATCGTCGGACCGCCGGCGCCGCTGATGCGGGCGCCCATGGCATTCAGCAGGTTGGCAAGGTCTTGAACCTCAGGCTCTTGCGCGGCGTTTTCGATCACGCTGGTGCCATCGGCCAAGGTGGCGGCCATCAGGATGGTTTCAGTTGCGCCGACGCTGGGGCAGTCCAGGACGATCGAATTGCCTTTGAGGCGTTGGCTCTTGCCGGGAACGGTGGCCGAGACCACCCCATGGTCAACGGTCACGATTGCGCCGAGTGCTTTGAGGCCGCGGATGTGCTCCACCACAGGACGCGCTCCGATGCGGCAGCCGCCCGGCAGGGGGACTTTGGCGTGGCCCATGCGCGCCAGGATGGAGCCGATCGCAAAGAAGCTGGCCCGCAGACCGTTTACCAACTCGTAGGGGGGCTCTGCACTGGTCAGTGCGGCGGCATGCAGTCGAACCGTTTCATCGCTGCGCTCGACAGACACACCCATCGACATCAGGATCTGGACCATCCCATCGATATCGGTGAGAGGCGGGACGTTGCGCAGCGTCAGGGGCTCATCGGTGAGCAGGGACGCCGTCATCAGCACCAGGGCGGAATTCTTGGCTCCACTGACGCGTAGTTCACCCTCCAGTCGGTGCCCGCCATCGATCTCAAGGTGCGGCTTGAGAATGTCCTGAGACACGGGGGCCGCGGCTGTCATTCCTTGGGATTCCTAGGGGAATGCCCATCTTGGCCAGAACGTCTGAGACCGTCTAGACGGCCGGCCCTCAAAGTGGCTTTTGGGCTTGGGCTTGAGCGGCGTGGCGATGTCGTATGTTTCACAGGTCGCTTGAGCGACGAACGCCAGCGGATGTGGCGGAATTGGTAGACGCGCTAGTTTCAGGTACTAGTGGCAGCAATGTCGTGGGAGTTCAAGTCTCCCCATCCGCATTATCTTGTTGGAGTCAAGCTCCGACAACCGGCCATGATTGTTTTGAAGATCTCCAACTCATCGGAGGTGGTGGCTTCCAAGGTCGGAAAGTTTCTCGAATTTCTGACGCCCGACAACATGGATCAGTCGGCGGTTGAAGATCAGGTCATCAAAAAGTTGGTTGAGAATCTCGCTGCCGAGGGGATCAAGGGTGAGATCGCTGCTGTGAATGGCATGGATATCGATGGCAAAGAGCTCAGCCTCCAGGAAGGATTGAAAGTGCGGAAACACGCCAGTTTCTGAGGAGAGCCTTCTGGTGGGACAGGCGGTTGATCTGATTTCCAGTCGTCGCAATCCTTTGATTCGGCGTCTGCGGTCTCTGGCTTCACCGTCGGGTCGACAGCAGGACGGGCATCTGCTGCTGGAAGGCACCCACCAGCTTCAGGAGTTGATGGCTTTAAAGCACCAGCTTTCGGAGCCTGTTCAAGTGTTCGCAACGACGGAATGGCTCGATGCCCATACGGCATTTCTGCAGCCCCTCTCGGACTCCATCCGCGTGCAGCCCATGTCGGATGAAGCCCTTAAAGCGGCGCTGTCCACGGTGAATCCCGATGGTGTGGCCTGTTTGCTTTCCCTTCAGCGGTTGCCATCTCCTGGACCATCACCGTCGTTCGTGCTGGCGCTTGATCGTGTTCAGGACCCCGGCAATCTCGGCACCTTGCTGCGCACTGCCCTTGGGGCTGACATAGAGCAGGTGTGGCTGGCGGCTGGTGCTGATCCGCTCGCTCCGAAAGTGCTGCGTTCTGCGGTCGGCGCTGTGCTGCGCGTGCCTTTCCGGCGCTTTGGGCCCACTCACGATGTCGGTGTGGAACAACTCGCCGCTCAACTGCGTCAGGCCCGAGAGCGAGGTCTTCAGGTGGTGGGCACCCTGGTGCCCGATTCGGCCGTGAGTTTTCCTGTGATCCCCTACTGGGAACTGGATTGGTGCCAACCCACGGTGTTGGTGCTCGGCAATGAGGGATCAGGCCTGCACCCGATGCTCCAGGCCTGTTGCAGCCACGGTGTGACCCTGCCCCATAGTCCACACCTGGAGTCGCTGAATGTGGCAGCTGCAGCAGTTCCTCTCCTTCTGGAACGTCGACGAGCGACAATGACCGCTTCCACGCAGCACTCCGGGTGAGCGACGCCAGTTTCGACTTCGATGTGATCGTGATCGGCGCCGGCTATGGCGGTTTCGATGCGGCCAAACATGCCGCGGATCACGGTCTGAAGGTTGCGATCGTCGAATCGCGTGACATGGGCGGGACCTGCGTCAACCGCGGCTGTGTTCCCTCCAAGGCTTTGCTGGCAGCCTCCGGCCGGGTTCGTGAGCTGGCCGATGCCGAGCATCTGTCTGGTTTCGGTATCCATGCAGCTCCCGTCCGGTTTGAGCGCCAGAAGATTGCAGACCATGCCAACGAGCTGGTGGCCACGATCCGTAGCAATCTCACCAAGACCCTCGAGCGGGCTGGCGTCACCATCATTCGCGGTAAGGGACGGCTGGCGGGCTCTCAACAGGTGGGTGTCCGTGAGGTCAGCGGTGTGGATCGGGTGCTCACAGCCCGTGATGTGATTCTGGCCACGGGGTCTGATCCTTTTGTTCCTCCCGGAATTGAAACCGACGGTCGCAGTGTGTTCACCAGCGACGAAGCGGTGAATCTCGAGTGGCTGCCGCGCTGGATCGCCATCATCGGCAGTGGCTACATCGGCCTGGAATTCGCGGATGTTTACACCGCGTTGGGTTGCGAGGTGACCATGATCGAGGCCCTCGACCGGGTGATGCCCACCTTCGACCCCGACATCGCCAAGCTGGCCGCTCGCAAGTTGATCGATGGCCGGGACATTGATGCCCGTTCCGGTGTGCTCGCCAAGTCGATCAAGCCCGGTGCTCCTGTGCAGATCGAGTTGGTCGACATGGAGACCCGTGACCCAGTGGAAACCCTGGAGGTGGATGCGGTGCTGGTGGCGACGGGCCGTGTTCCCAGCAGCAAGGATCTCAACCTTGAGGCCCTTGGCGTTGAAACCAACCGGGGTTTCGTGCCCATCGACGACCGGATGCGTGTGCTGGCCAACGGTCAGCCCGTGGACCATCTCTGGGCGGTGGGTGATGTGACCGGCAAGTTGATGCTGGCCCACACCGCTGCGGCTCAAGGCACCGTTGCCATCGACAACATCCTTGGCCACAACAGAGAGATCGACTACCGCAGCATCCCTGCGGCCACCTTCACCCATCCCGAGATCAGCTCGGTGGGTCTGAGTGAAGCGGATGCCAAGCAGGAGGCGGCTGATCAGGGCTTTGAGTTGGGTGTTGTGCGCAGCTACTTCAAGGCCAACTCCAAGGCTCTGGCCGAGCTGGAAAGCGATGGGTTGATGAAACTGCTGTTCAACAAGGTCACCGGAGAGGTGCTGGGCGCTCACATCTACGGGCTGCATGCCGCTGATCTGATCCAGGAGGTGTCCAACGCCGTGGCCCGCCGTCAGAGCGTGCGTCAGCTGGCTACGGAGGTGCATACCCATCCGACCCTCAGTGAAGTCGTTGAAGCGGCCTACAAGCAGGCTGCCGCAGCGCTTCCCGCCGCTGCCTGAGTTCAAACCGCGTTGTTATCAGTCATGGAGATTCGTCGTCGCCCACCCAACCCCAAGGTTCAGGTGGCTCATCTCGAATACGCGATCCCGCATGAGGACAGCGAGCCCCGCAACATCCTCGAAAAGATTGTCTGGGAAAAAGACCGGGAAATCGAGTCGGCCCGTCAGCGCATGCCGCTGGCGCAGCTGAAGGCTCGGGTCGCTGAGCTGCCAGCACCCCGGGACTTTCTTGGCGCCCTGCGAGCGGCGCCGGTGATGCCGGCGGTGATTGCCGAGGTGAAAAAGGCCAGTCCCAGCAAAGGGGTCATCCGCGAAGACTTTGACCCCGTGGCGATCGCGCGCGCCTATGCCGCCGGTGGTGCCAGCTGCTTGTCTGTGCTCACCGACAAGACCTTCTTTCAAGGTGGGTTTGATGTGCTGATTGCTGTGCGTGAGGCCGTCGATCTGCCCCTGCTTTGCAAAGACTTCATCCTTAGCCCTCATCAGCTGTATCAGGCCCGTGCCGCTGGCGCCGATGCTGCTCTGCTGATTGCGGCGATCCTTTCTGATCAGGATCTGGCTTACCTGCACAAAGTGGCCAAGACGCTCGATCTCACGGTGCTGGTGGAAGTGCATGACGAGCAAGAGCTCGAGCGGGTGCTGACCATCGGGGACTTCCCGCTGATTGGCATCAACAATCGGGATCTCACCAGTTTTGAGACGGATCTGGCCACCACGGAGCGTTTGATGGAGCGTTTCGGAGAGCGACTGCGCCAGCAAGGCTCTCTGCTAGTCAGCGAATCAGGTTTGTTCGCACGATCTGATCTGGATCGGGTGCAGCAAGCCGGAGCAGGAGCCGTT
This region of Synechococcus sp. NOUM97013 genomic DNA includes:
- the murA gene encoding UDP-N-acetylglucosamine 1-carboxyvinyltransferase, coding for MTAAAPVSQDILKPHLEIDGGHRLEGELRVSGAKNSALVLMTASLLTDEPLTLRNVPPLTDIDGMVQILMSMGVSVERSDETVRLHAAALTSAEPPYELVNGLRASFFAIGSILARMGHAKVPLPGGCRIGARPVVEHIRGLKALGAIVTVDHGVVSATVPGKSQRLKGNSIVLDCPSVGATETILMAATLADGTSVIENAAQEPEVQDLANLLNAMGARISGAGGPTITIEGVERLRGCDYTVIPDRIEAGTFLLAAAITRSTLRVAPVIPDHLSAVLQKLKDCGCKLKLDGDGVVITPGEIHGIDITTQPFPGFPTDLQAPFMALLATAQGTSVITEKIYENRMQHVAELQRMGASIRVQGNSAVVEGVPCLSGAPVKGTDLRASAAMVLAGLVAKGKTQVSGLNHLDRGYAGIEAKLTGSGARLERHGS
- a CDS encoding RNA methyltransferase; translated protein: MGQAVDLISSRRNPLIRRLRSLASPSGRQQDGHLLLEGTHQLQELMALKHQLSEPVQVFATTEWLDAHTAFLQPLSDSIRVQPMSDEALKAALSTVNPDGVACLLSLQRLPSPGPSPSFVLALDRVQDPGNLGTLLRTALGADIEQVWLAAGADPLAPKVLRSAVGAVLRVPFRRFGPTHDVGVEQLAAQLRQARERGLQVVGTLVPDSAVSFPVIPYWELDWCQPTVLVLGNEGSGLHPMLQACCSHGVTLPHSPHLESLNVAAAAVPLLLERRRATMTASTQHSG
- the lpdA gene encoding dihydrolipoyl dehydrogenase, with translation MSDASFDFDVIVIGAGYGGFDAAKHAADHGLKVAIVESRDMGGTCVNRGCVPSKALLAASGRVRELADAEHLSGFGIHAAPVRFERQKIADHANELVATIRSNLTKTLERAGVTIIRGKGRLAGSQQVGVREVSGVDRVLTARDVILATGSDPFVPPGIETDGRSVFTSDEAVNLEWLPRWIAIIGSGYIGLEFADVYTALGCEVTMIEALDRVMPTFDPDIAKLAARKLIDGRDIDARSGVLAKSIKPGAPVQIELVDMETRDPVETLEVDAVLVATGRVPSSKDLNLEALGVETNRGFVPIDDRMRVLANGQPVDHLWAVGDVTGKLMLAHTAAAQGTVAIDNILGHNREIDYRSIPAATFTHPEISSVGLSEADAKQEAADQGFELGVVRSYFKANSKALAELESDGLMKLLFNKVTGEVLGAHIYGLHAADLIQEVSNAVARRQSVRQLATEVHTHPTLSEVVEAAYKQAAAALPAAA
- the trpC gene encoding indole-3-glycerol phosphate synthase TrpC — protein: MEIRRRPPNPKVQVAHLEYAIPHEDSEPRNILEKIVWEKDREIESARQRMPLAQLKARVAELPAPRDFLGALRAAPVMPAVIAEVKKASPSKGVIREDFDPVAIARAYAAGGASCLSVLTDKTFFQGGFDVLIAVREAVDLPLLCKDFILSPHQLYQARAAGADAALLIAAILSDQDLAYLHKVAKTLDLTVLVEVHDEQELERVLTIGDFPLIGINNRDLTSFETDLATTERLMERFGERLRQQGSLLVSESGLFARSDLDRVQQAGAGAVLVGEALMRQSDVEAGLRQLIEG